A stretch of Lathyrus oleraceus cultivar Zhongwan6 chromosome 6, CAAS_Psat_ZW6_1.0, whole genome shotgun sequence DNA encodes these proteins:
- the LOC127094285 gene encoding uncharacterized protein LOC127094285, translating into MGGDGKLGFGIVIGRSDNGLDRRQAFVAMICERSGMYQPRLRNLKRDDTRSRKCECPFKLRGYHMADETWKFNMISGIPSHALHDNLFGYTIVCRLVLEERELVLDMTLKMVALKNILATLKRKKSLNVSNIKKTYNAHA; encoded by the coding sequence ATGGGTGGAGATGGAAAATTGGGGTTTGGCATTGTAATCGGAAGGTCCGACAATGGTTTGGATAGAAGACAAGCATTTGTAGCAATGATTTGCGAAAGAAGTGGCATGTACCAACCAAGGCTTAGGAACTTGAAACGAGATGACACGAGATCGAGGAAATGTGAATGTCCATTTAAATTGCGCGGGTACCATATGGCGGATGAGACATGGAAATTTAATATGATTTCTGGTATACCTAGTCATGCCTTGCATGACAATCTATTTGGTTATACCATTGTATGCCGCCTTGTTCTAGAGGAGAGGGAACTCGTTTTAGACATGACATTAAAGATGGTGGCGCTGAAAAACATACTCGCAACTTTGAAACGCAAAAAATCTCTAAATGTTTCAAATATTAAGAAAACATACAACGCGCATGCTTGA